A single genomic interval of Eleutherodactylus coqui strain aEleCoq1 chromosome 3, aEleCoq1.hap1, whole genome shotgun sequence harbors:
- the LOC136619910 gene encoding protein kinase C delta type-like: protein MAPEVLLEEDYDTAVDWWSLGIVVSWMAAGQSPFYYGSIRRKVIKAITRKEPKFPPWLDADVKHLLERLLRKKPEQRLGVYRNIRGHQFFDTIDWEVLELKRARPPFKPFREVLENRDLLWLEDKTPIHPIDGFSYTSPSWTRMMRRIRL from the coding sequence atggccccagaggtgcttcttgaagaagactacgacacagcagtcgactggtggagcctgggaattgtcgtatcctggatggcggcaggacagtcccctttctattacggctccatcaggagaaaggtcatcaaagccatcaccagaaaggagccaaaattcccaccttggcttgatgctgatgtgaagcatcttctggagagactgctacgtaagaagcctgagcagaggctgggtgtctacaggaacatccgaggtcaccagttcttcgacaccatagattgggaggtgttggaacttaaaagagcacggccaccattcaaaccattcagggaagttttggagaatcgggacctgctgtggctggaggataagacacccattcacccgatagacggattctcgtacacttcaccaagttggacccg